One segment of Marinobacter sediminum DNA contains the following:
- the pilW gene encoding type IV pilus biogenesis/stability protein PilW — MTYRTANRRFSAVALVLGALLVTGCVTTTDSRFAREADRQDAIDNYVQLATAYIGQGNLERARHHLDRALELSPDSPAARAAMGLVLNAEGEAELADASFSRAISADPGYTRARVYYGAFLYGQGKIEDSRDEFRAASRDTDYKDRGSVFYNLGMTQERLGELDNATTSYRRAVELSRGDARSLLSLSRVLVEQGNYESAAAYYGRLISIMQKNNRLQHSPESLITGIRIARHLNNRDQEASLGLQLKNNYPESVEYQQYKVLISNGQ, encoded by the coding sequence GTGACGTATAGAACAGCGAACAGGCGTTTTTCTGCTGTGGCCCTGGTGCTGGGTGCATTGCTTGTCACAGGCTGCGTAACCACGACTGATAGTCGTTTCGCCCGGGAAGCAGACCGGCAGGATGCGATTGATAATTACGTGCAACTGGCGACCGCCTATATTGGTCAGGGAAACCTTGAGAGAGCCAGGCACCACCTTGATCGTGCGCTCGAACTGTCACCGGACAGTCCGGCGGCGAGAGCCGCCATGGGCCTGGTGTTAAACGCCGAGGGTGAAGCGGAGCTGGCCGACGCCAGCTTCAGCCGAGCCATTTCCGCTGACCCCGGATACACCCGTGCCCGGGTATACTATGGGGCGTTTCTTTACGGGCAGGGCAAGATTGAGGATTCCCGCGACGAGTTTCGGGCTGCCTCCCGGGATACGGACTACAAGGATCGGGGTTCCGTTTTCTATAACCTCGGGATGACCCAGGAACGTCTGGGAGAACTCGATAATGCTACTACCTCCTATCGCCGGGCGGTTGAACTCTCGCGGGGGGATGCACGTTCTTTGCTGTCTTTATCACGGGTACTTGTTGAGCAGGGCAACTATGAATCGGCTGCCGCTTACTATGGTCGGCTCATTTCGATCATGCAGAAAAATAATCGTCTGCAACACTCGCCGGAGAGTCTCATTACCGGAATCCGAATTGCCCGCCATCTGAATAACCGCGATCAGGAAGCAAGCCTGGGTCTACAGCTTAAGAACAACTACCCGGAGTCAGTTGAATACCAACAATATAAGGTGCTGATTTCTAATGGCCAATGA
- the rlmN gene encoding 23S rRNA (adenine(2503)-C(2))-methyltransferase RlmN, whose product MTAAAEKTNLLGMPKAKLEAFFESLGEKRFRATQVLQWIHQRGADDFDQMTNMSKALREKLKAVAEIRGPEVVYDETSKDGTRKWVMRMDNGNNVETVLIPDGERGTLCVSSQIGCSLDCTFCSTGKRGFNRNLTAAEVIGQVWVARKAFMPFEPGPDRPITNVVMMGMGEPLLNFDNVVDAMNLMMEDLAYGISKRRVTLSTSGVVPAMDRLGEVTDVSLAISLHAPNDELRNKLVPLNKKYPIAELLAATKRYFARLPDKRKATIEYTVIEGMNDQPEHARELATLLRDLPCKINLIPFNPFPESDFRRPSMNATRRFQTVLNEAGYITTIRTTRGDDIDAACGQLVGKVEDRTRRSQRYIDVQQVNP is encoded by the coding sequence ATGACAGCGGCCGCTGAAAAAACCAATCTTCTCGGGATGCCGAAAGCAAAACTTGAGGCTTTCTTCGAATCCCTCGGGGAGAAGCGTTTTCGTGCCACCCAGGTATTGCAGTGGATTCATCAGCGTGGCGCCGATGACTTCGATCAAATGACCAATATGAGTAAGGCCCTGCGGGAAAAACTCAAAGCAGTTGCTGAAATTCGCGGTCCAGAAGTGGTGTATGACGAAACCTCGAAGGATGGCACCCGTAAATGGGTCATGCGCATGGACAATGGCAACAACGTCGAAACGGTCCTCATTCCGGATGGCGAACGTGGCACCCTCTGCGTTTCGTCACAGATCGGCTGCAGTCTCGATTGTACGTTCTGTTCTACTGGCAAGCGGGGCTTCAACCGCAACCTGACTGCTGCGGAGGTCATTGGCCAGGTGTGGGTTGCGCGTAAAGCCTTTATGCCTTTCGAGCCGGGCCCTGACAGGCCTATTACTAATGTGGTCATGATGGGCATGGGTGAGCCGTTGCTGAACTTCGACAACGTAGTCGACGCCATGAACCTCATGATGGAAGATCTTGCCTATGGTATTTCCAAGCGTCGGGTAACTCTGAGCACATCCGGTGTTGTTCCGGCGATGGATCGCCTTGGGGAAGTTACCGATGTTTCACTGGCCATTTCCCTGCATGCCCCGAATGATGAACTCCGTAACAAGCTGGTGCCGCTCAATAAAAAGTATCCGATTGCGGAACTTCTTGCGGCTACCAAGCGATACTTTGCCCGCCTGCCGGACAAACGTAAGGCGACCATTGAGTATACAGTGATTGAGGGAATGAATGATCAGCCGGAGCATGCACGGGAGCTTGCCACGCTGCTGCGTGACCTGCCCTGCAAGATCAATCTGATACCGTTCAATCCGTTTCCGGAGAGTGATTTCCGCCGGCCGAGCATGAATGCGACCCGGCGATTTCAGACGGTGCTCAATGAAGCTGGTTACATAACCACGATTCGAACTACCCGTGGTGACGATATTGACGCCGCCTGCGGTCAGCTGGTTGGCAAGGTTGAGGACAGAACCCGCCGTAGCCAGCGTTACATCGATGTTCAACAGGTTAACCCCTGA
- the ndk gene encoding nucleoside-diphosphate kinase: MANERTLSIIKPDAVAKNVIGEIYSRFEKAGLNIVAAKMMHLTQEQAEGFYAEHKERPFFNDLVAFMTSGPVVVQVLEGEGAILKNRDLMGATNPKEAEAGTIRADFASSIDANAVHGSDSAASAEREIAYFFNDNEICPRG, from the coding sequence ATGGCAAATGAGCGCACGCTCTCGATTATCAAGCCCGACGCGGTAGCAAAGAACGTGATCGGTGAAATCTACAGTCGCTTTGAAAAGGCTGGTCTGAACATTGTTGCTGCCAAAATGATGCACCTGACCCAGGAGCAGGCAGAAGGCTTCTACGCCGAGCACAAAGAGCGTCCGTTCTTTAACGACCTGGTTGCCTTCATGACCTCTGGCCCGGTTGTTGTTCAGGTTCTGGAAGGCGAGGGCGCGATTCTTAAAAACCGCGACCTGATGGGTGCAACCAACCCGAAAGAAGCCGAAGCAGGTACTATCCGCGCCGATTTCGCGTCTTCAATTGATGCAAATGCCGTCCACGGTTCAGATTCCGCGGCTTCTGCCGAGCGCGAGATTGCATATTTCTTTAATGACAACGAAATTTGCCCGCGCGGCTGA
- a CDS encoding IscS subfamily cysteine desulfurase: MKKPVYMDYAATTPVDPSVAEEMVKYLTPDGIFGNPASRSHAFGWQAEAAVESARRQVASLIHADPREIVWTSGATESDNLAIKGAVAGRTDVHVITSSIEHKAVLDTCKWLEKHGVDVTWLSPDPEGRISADQVLSELRENTVLVSLMLVNNELGCVTDVAEIGQLLRERGILFHVDAAQAPGKMPVDVSQMPVDLMALSGHKVYGPKGVGALYVRRSPDVRIEAQIHGGGHERGMRSGTLPTHQIVGMGKAFSLVQENLEAEIANLESLRESFLVGLEGLEGVSFNGSRDHRVPGILNLSFDGIEAESLMLGLRELAVSSGSACASATIEPSYVLRGIGLSDDQAHRALRFSFGRFTTTEDIAFASSQIVDVVSRLRAVR; this comes from the coding sequence ATGAAAAAGCCCGTATACATGGATTATGCGGCGACGACGCCCGTTGATCCGTCCGTCGCTGAAGAAATGGTCAAATACCTCACTCCTGATGGCATTTTTGGCAACCCCGCATCGCGATCCCATGCTTTTGGGTGGCAGGCGGAGGCCGCTGTCGAAAGTGCTCGCCGTCAGGTTGCAAGTCTGATCCATGCTGACCCCAGGGAGATCGTCTGGACCTCTGGAGCGACCGAATCTGACAACCTTGCCATTAAAGGTGCTGTGGCTGGCCGTACTGATGTCCATGTCATCACCTCGAGCATCGAGCACAAAGCCGTTCTCGATACCTGCAAATGGCTCGAAAAGCATGGTGTCGATGTGACGTGGCTGTCTCCTGACCCGGAAGGGCGGATAAGTGCAGACCAGGTTTTGAGCGAGCTACGCGAAAACACCGTCCTGGTTAGCCTGATGCTTGTGAATAACGAGCTGGGTTGTGTCACCGATGTTGCGGAAATTGGCCAGTTGTTGCGTGAGCGGGGGATACTTTTCCACGTGGACGCTGCCCAGGCCCCGGGTAAAATGCCGGTTGATGTAAGTCAGATGCCGGTGGATCTGATGGCCCTGTCCGGCCATAAGGTGTATGGGCCGAAAGGCGTAGGTGCACTCTACGTCCGTCGCTCGCCTGATGTTCGAATTGAAGCTCAGATTCATGGTGGCGGGCACGAGAGGGGAATGCGTTCCGGTACTTTGCCGACTCACCAGATCGTAGGTATGGGTAAGGCCTTTTCGCTGGTTCAGGAGAACCTGGAAGCTGAGATAGCCAATCTTGAGAGCTTGCGTGAATCCTTTCTGGTTGGCCTGGAGGGGCTTGAAGGTGTCTCTTTTAATGGCAGCAGGGATCACCGGGTGCCGGGTATCCTGAATCTGTCCTTTGACGGGATAGAGGCTGAATCACTCATGTTGGGGCTCAGGGAACTTGCGGTTTCCTCGGGTTCTGCCTGTGCGTCGGCCACAATTGAGCCGTCTTATGTACTGCGAGGGATTGGCTTGAGTGATGATCAGGCCCATAGAGCACTGCGGTTTTCGTTCGGGAGGTTCACAACTACAGAGGACATCGCCTTTGCCAGCTCGCAAATTGTTGATGTTGTTAGTCGCCTTCGTGCAGTGCGGTAG
- the iscR gene encoding Fe-S cluster assembly transcriptional regulator IscR, whose amino-acid sequence MKLTTKGRYAVTAMLDLALHGDQGPVSLAEISARQEISLSYLEQLFSRLRRQKLVVSIRGPGGGYRLSRDAEEVYIAEVVDAVSESLDTTRCGNKGDCQKGEKCLTHHLWSDLSDQIHQFLSEISLGDLMTKHEIRQVADRQNRRQSDSGSETINTERLSDQAPA is encoded by the coding sequence ATGAAGTTGACCACCAAAGGCCGCTACGCCGTCACGGCAATGCTGGACCTGGCTCTGCATGGAGACCAGGGGCCGGTGAGTCTTGCTGAGATTTCAGCCCGGCAGGAAATTTCACTTTCCTATCTGGAGCAGCTTTTCTCCCGCCTTCGCCGACAGAAACTTGTGGTCAGCATCCGAGGGCCCGGTGGCGGCTACCGTTTGAGTCGTGACGCGGAAGAGGTTTACATAGCGGAAGTCGTGGACGCCGTCAGTGAATCTCTGGATACCACGCGATGCGGCAACAAGGGCGACTGTCAGAAAGGTGAGAAGTGCCTTACCCACCACCTGTGGTCTGACCTGAGTGATCAGATTCATCAGTTTCTGAGTGAAATCAGTCTTGGTGACCTGATGACGAAACACGAAATCCGCCAGGTTGCGGACCGCCAGAACCGCCGTCAATCGGACAGCGGTTCTGAAACGATTAATACCGAACGCCTGTCCGATCAGGCGCCGGCCTGA
- the cysE gene encoding serine O-acetyltransferase, with protein MFERLREDIKSVFHRDPAARNTFEVLTNYPGLHALLFHRFSHWLWSLGLKWLARTISTIARWLTGIEIHPGATIGRRFFIDHGMGVVIGETTIIGDDVTLYQGVTLGGTSWNQGKRHPTIGDSVVVGAGAKILGPFDVGEGAKIGSNSVVTKAVPAGATVVGIPGRIIVKSKNEDDVRRKEMEERMGFDAYGVTEEMPDPVARAMRSLLDHMHAVDDRIENMCRALRKVNSEYQNGELPPLHEEDFDCVRDESEETRG; from the coding sequence ATGTTTGAGCGTTTGAGGGAAGACATTAAGAGCGTTTTTCACCGGGATCCGGCTGCCAGAAATACGTTTGAGGTTCTGACCAATTACCCCGGGCTTCATGCCCTGCTATTTCACCGGTTTTCTCACTGGCTGTGGAGTCTGGGATTGAAATGGCTTGCTCGTACCATCTCCACCATTGCCCGGTGGCTGACCGGTATCGAGATTCATCCCGGCGCGACTATCGGGCGTCGTTTCTTTATTGACCACGGGATGGGCGTCGTGATCGGCGAAACCACCATCATTGGCGATGATGTTACCCTCTACCAGGGCGTTACTCTGGGCGGGACCAGCTGGAACCAGGGCAAGCGTCACCCAACGATCGGTGATAGCGTGGTGGTAGGCGCGGGTGCCAAGATTCTCGGCCCGTTCGACGTCGGTGAGGGTGCCAAAATAGGGTCAAATTCTGTCGTTACCAAAGCCGTTCCGGCTGGTGCAACAGTGGTCGGTATTCCGGGACGGATCATCGTAAAATCCAAGAACGAAGACGACGTTCGCCGCAAAGAGATGGAAGAGCGAATGGGATTCGATGCCTATGGTGTAACCGAGGAGATGCCGGACCCTGTTGCCCGTGCCATGCGTTCCCTTCTGGATCATATGCACGCTGTTGATGATCGTATTGAGAATATGTGTCGGGCTCTTCGCAAGGTTAACAGCGAATACCAGAATGGTGAGCTTCCGCCGCTTCATGAAGAGGATTTTGACTGCGTTCGCGATGAGAGCGAAGAGACGCGGGGCTGA
- the trmJ gene encoding tRNA (cytosine(32)/uridine(32)-2'-O)-methyltransferase TrmJ, which translates to MHKPALPLGATDTFLDQIRIVLVETSHSGNIGAVARAMKNMGLGNLWLVKPNSFPDEASYARSAGASDILDRASVVSSLDEALDGCLLVMGTSARGRKVPWPVIPPPEAAGAACDNAEKGTVALVFGRENHGLSNEELQRCHYHIHIPSNPDYSSLNLAMAVQVMCYELRMHYLRSLEGGEGSPYLKPMTAPGDPGWDVPPAPVNDVEGFFGHLEQVLVDVDFHRKENPRQLMTRLRRLFQRARLDQMEINILRGILTAVQKAVGVKGKSKSAEADVKATGQEDGHV; encoded by the coding sequence ATGCATAAACCGGCACTTCCTCTGGGAGCCACTGACACATTCCTGGATCAGATCCGTATCGTTCTGGTTGAGACGTCCCACTCGGGTAACATTGGTGCAGTGGCTCGTGCCATGAAGAACATGGGGCTTGGTAACCTCTGGCTGGTAAAGCCGAACTCTTTCCCGGACGAGGCCTCTTATGCCCGGTCTGCAGGGGCGTCGGATATTCTGGATCGGGCCAGTGTCGTGTCATCCCTGGATGAAGCGTTGGACGGTTGCTTGCTCGTGATGGGTACGAGTGCCCGTGGGCGCAAGGTGCCCTGGCCGGTTATTCCGCCCCCGGAAGCCGCTGGCGCGGCCTGTGATAACGCTGAAAAAGGAACTGTTGCACTGGTGTTCGGCAGGGAAAATCACGGGCTGAGTAACGAGGAGCTTCAGCGTTGCCATTACCACATTCACATACCTTCAAATCCTGATTACAGTTCCCTGAATCTTGCCATGGCGGTTCAGGTAATGTGCTATGAGTTAAGAATGCATTACCTCCGCAGTCTTGAAGGTGGGGAAGGGAGCCCATACTTAAAACCTATGACGGCTCCGGGAGACCCGGGCTGGGATGTACCTCCCGCTCCCGTTAACGACGTTGAGGGCTTTTTCGGGCATCTCGAACAGGTGCTGGTGGATGTAGATTTTCATCGAAAGGAAAACCCGCGCCAGCTGATGACCCGTTTGCGGCGTCTTTTTCAGCGCGCGAGACTGGATCAGATGGAAATTAATATCCTCAGGGGCATACTGACCGCAGTACAGAAAGCGGTTGGAGTCAAAGGCAAAAGTAAATCCGCTGAGGCCGATGTTAAGGCGACGGGACAGGAAGATGGCCATGTTTGA
- a CDS encoding inositol monophosphatase family protein — MQPAIKMALRVARQGSDYLKAHFERQEPTGKDDAERRRQLDRVEQSIYDNFSEQLEKAYKDHSIAPLNDADAGTSEKSWHIFPVLGRENFLRGIPEFALALAQKKNNRTENLLIVNPVTGEEYSASRGHGAALNSRRVRASEVKHTEQAAISTNLLDQARKSEDSLLWGEMASVLARESAMFRTSGCVVLDIARVSSGSLDAAVIFRPEVTDMDLGVTLAMESGALTGDFSGNPATGNARQLVVANPKLFREVLKVLHPFRGRLPR; from the coding sequence ATGCAACCAGCTATTAAAATGGCCCTTCGCGTCGCGCGTCAGGGGTCCGACTACCTGAAAGCCCACTTCGAGCGCCAGGAGCCCACCGGCAAGGACGACGCAGAACGCCGCCGTCAGCTGGATCGGGTTGAGCAGTCTATTTACGACAACTTTTCCGAGCAGCTCGAAAAGGCCTACAAGGACCACAGCATCGCTCCCCTGAATGATGCGGATGCCGGCACCAGTGAGAAAAGCTGGCATATTTTCCCCGTTCTCGGGCGCGAAAACTTCCTGAGAGGCATACCCGAATTTGCCCTCGCACTTGCCCAGAAAAAAAACAACCGAACAGAGAATCTCCTGATCGTAAATCCGGTGACGGGCGAAGAGTATTCCGCCAGTCGCGGCCATGGCGCGGCGCTCAACAGCCGCCGGGTACGTGCTTCGGAAGTCAAGCACACCGAGCAAGCCGCCATTTCCACCAACCTTCTGGACCAGGCCCGCAAAAGCGAGGATTCGCTACTGTGGGGTGAAATGGCATCGGTTCTCGCCCGTGAATCCGCCATGTTCCGTACGTCCGGATGCGTGGTTCTGGACATAGCCCGGGTATCTTCAGGCAGTCTCGATGCTGCCGTCATCTTCCGCCCGGAAGTTACCGATATGGACCTCGGCGTTACTCTGGCGATGGAGTCTGGTGCACTAACCGGCGATTTTTCCGGCAACCCTGCAACCGGTAATGCCCGCCAGCTGGTTGTGGCCAACCCCAAGCTTTTCCGGGAAGTCCTCAAGGTACTGCACCCGTTCCGGGGCCGCCTGCCCCGCTGA
- the secF gene encoding protein translocase subunit SecF, whose translation MSEHEKKPFDFMGLRKIASVLSIALLVTSVVLLAVRGLNLGMDFTGGTSVEFEYAEAPALQEIRSTLDAAGYEQFSVQNFGSDTTVLVRLAEAGNDQLGEEVTQALTAGGADLELISSEFIGSQVGEELREDSGLGLLLALAVVLIYVGMRFQFKFGIASVLPLAHDVIIVLGCFALFQWTFDLTVLAALLAVIGYSLNDTIVVSDRIRENFRKMRVGDSWDIINTSIHQTISRTINTSGTTLVVLFALYLFGGEAINNFSLALIIGVVVGTYSSIYVSASLLIAFGVSREDLMLPAKEGIANGEEEEQPPEWLNRM comes from the coding sequence ATGTCTGAACACGAGAAGAAACCATTTGATTTCATGGGTTTGAGGAAGATTGCATCTGTCCTCTCAATTGCGCTTCTGGTTACGTCCGTCGTGCTGCTCGCAGTGCGCGGTCTTAACCTGGGCATGGACTTTACGGGCGGCACGTCGGTCGAGTTTGAATACGCCGAGGCGCCGGCCCTCCAGGAAATACGTTCCACTCTGGACGCGGCTGGCTATGAACAGTTCTCGGTTCAGAATTTTGGTTCGGATACGACGGTCCTGGTCCGGCTTGCGGAGGCCGGCAATGATCAGTTGGGTGAGGAGGTAACTCAGGCACTGACAGCCGGAGGCGCCGATCTTGAGCTGATCAGCTCCGAGTTTATCGGTTCTCAGGTTGGGGAAGAGCTGCGGGAAGACAGCGGCCTCGGCTTGCTGCTTGCCCTCGCGGTCGTTCTGATTTACGTAGGTATGCGGTTCCAGTTCAAGTTCGGTATCGCATCGGTATTGCCGCTGGCCCACGACGTCATCATTGTTCTTGGGTGCTTTGCCCTGTTCCAGTGGACGTTCGATCTCACGGTCCTGGCGGCGCTGCTTGCGGTTATTGGTTACTCCCTGAACGATACCATCGTGGTCTCGGACAGGATCAGGGAAAACTTTCGCAAGATGCGGGTTGGTGATTCCTGGGACATTATCAATACTTCGATTCATCAGACTATCAGCCGGACGATCAACACCTCCGGTACGACACTCGTTGTTCTGTTTGCCCTCTATCTGTTTGGTGGTGAGGCCATTAACAACTTTTCGCTGGCACTGATTATCGGTGTTGTTGTGGGTACCTATTCGTCCATCTACGTATCGGCAAGCTTGTTGATTGCGTTTGGTGTTTCGCGTGAGGACCTGATGCTTCCGGCGAAAGAAGGTATCGCCAATGGTGAGGAAGAGGAGCAGCCGCCTGAGTGGCTGAACCGGATGTAA
- the secD gene encoding protein translocase subunit SecD, producing MLNKYPLWKNLVILVALLIGFIYALPNLFPDDYAIQITGARSSTEVNAGTLDRAVKALESEGVEVKSSTLQDRDALIRLTTAEDQLQARPAVQSVLGNDYLVALNMAPSTPDWLKSLGAGPMKLGLDLRGGVHFLLEVDMETAVSQRLEALSGQIKRELRDERIRYRGGDVEGQREIVLSFRDVESRAEAFDLIRDQYNQFLMDERTEGEERQIVLSLSEAEVRSIQEYALEQNLTTIRNRVNELGVAEPLVQRQGADRIIVELPGVQDTAQAKRVLGATANLEFRLEAPQDASAGEVEEFSFRDNPQRSARLERDVITTGNNVANAQQAFDENGQPQVSITMDSVGGDQMNRATRNAIGRRMAVLFIEFRTETENRMVDGEMTSVDKRVVEKGIISLATVQSALGSSFRITGLDSIPEAAELALLLRAGALAAPMYFVQERTIGPSLGQKNIDAGMMSVLLGFVLVLVYMLVYYRGFGLIANVALTLNLMLLIACMSILSATLTLPGIAGIVLTVGMAVDANVLIFERIREELRAGVPPQTAINSGYSRAFVSIFDANITTLLVAVILFAMGSGPVKGFAVTLCLGILTSMFSGLMVSRSIVNLVYGGRKIEKLSIGRKLANV from the coding sequence ATGCTGAACAAGTATCCTCTCTGGAAAAACCTAGTTATCCTGGTCGCACTTCTGATCGGGTTTATCTACGCTTTGCCCAACCTTTTCCCTGACGATTACGCCATTCAGATTACCGGTGCCCGAAGCAGCACCGAAGTAAATGCAGGTACTCTGGATCGAGCGGTCAAGGCTCTGGAATCAGAGGGTGTCGAGGTTAAAAGCAGTACGCTTCAGGATCGGGATGCCCTGATTCGCCTTACCACCGCAGAAGACCAGCTTCAGGCTCGTCCCGCGGTGCAGTCCGTGCTCGGTAACGACTACCTTGTAGCCCTGAATATGGCCCCCTCTACACCGGATTGGCTGAAGAGTCTCGGTGCCGGCCCAATGAAACTTGGCCTGGACCTGCGTGGCGGTGTGCACTTCCTGTTGGAAGTGGATATGGAGACTGCAGTCAGTCAGCGCCTCGAGGCACTGTCTGGTCAGATTAAGCGTGAGCTCCGTGATGAGCGGATTCGCTATCGTGGCGGCGATGTTGAAGGGCAGCGCGAGATCGTCCTCAGTTTCCGCGACGTGGAGTCTCGTGCCGAGGCCTTCGATCTCATCCGTGACCAGTACAACCAGTTTCTGATGGATGAGCGCACCGAAGGTGAAGAGCGTCAGATTGTCCTGTCTCTGTCCGAAGCGGAAGTGAGGTCAATTCAGGAATACGCACTTGAGCAAAACCTGACGACTATCCGTAATCGTGTCAATGAACTGGGTGTCGCAGAGCCGCTGGTTCAGCGCCAGGGTGCTGACCGGATTATCGTCGAATTGCCGGGTGTGCAGGACACCGCACAGGCCAAGCGGGTTCTGGGCGCCACAGCGAACCTGGAGTTCCGGCTTGAGGCTCCTCAGGACGCATCGGCCGGGGAGGTTGAGGAGTTCAGTTTCCGTGACAACCCCCAGCGATCCGCCCGTCTGGAGCGTGACGTCATCACGACTGGTAACAACGTTGCCAATGCCCAGCAGGCGTTCGACGAGAACGGTCAGCCACAGGTAAGTATCACCATGGACTCTGTCGGCGGTGATCAGATGAACCGTGCGACCCGAAATGCAATCGGCCGTCGTATGGCGGTTCTGTTCATCGAGTTCCGTACGGAAACCGAAAACCGCATGGTCGATGGTGAGATGACCTCGGTAGACAAGCGGGTGGTTGAAAAGGGCATTATCAGTCTGGCGACCGTTCAATCCGCACTGGGCAGCAGCTTCCGTATTACCGGTCTCGATTCGATTCCCGAGGCGGCTGAGCTGGCACTGTTGCTGCGTGCGGGTGCCCTGGCAGCACCCATGTACTTTGTTCAGGAGCGTACGATCGGTCCGAGCCTCGGCCAGAAAAACATCGATGCCGGTATGATGTCGGTGTTGCTGGGTTTTGTCCTGGTCCTTGTTTACATGCTGGTCTATTACCGGGGCTTTGGTCTGATCGCCAACGTCGCGTTGACACTTAACCTGATGTTGCTGATTGCCTGTATGTCTATTCTCTCTGCAACCCTGACCTTGCCGGGTATCGCCGGTATCGTTCTCACGGTAGGTATGGCAGTAGATGCCAACGTACTTATCTTTGAGCGAATAAGAGAAGAGCTCAGGGCCGGCGTTCCGCCGCAGACTGCAATAAACTCCGGTTATTCCCGTGCGTTTGTGTCTATTTTTGATGCCAACATTACAACCCTGCTTGTCGCGGTGATCCTTTTCGCCATGGGCTCCGGTCCGGTTAAGGGCTTTGCAGTAACCCTGTGTCTGGGCATTCTTACCTCGATGTTCTCCGGGTTGATGGTCAGTCGCAGTATCGTGAACCTTGTTTATGGCGGTCGAAAGATCGAGAAGCTGTCGATCGGAAGGAAGCTGGCAAATGTCTGA
- the yajC gene encoding preprotein translocase subunit YajC codes for MKSIKLLVAGLMAMMPALAMAQDPAAQGMGVMGQVIFFAGFILIFYFLIWRPQSKRAKEHKALMSGLNKGDEIVTSGGVAGKITKVTDDFIAVEIADNVEIKVQKVAVAAALPKGTLKDI; via the coding sequence ATGAAATCGATTAAATTGCTCGTAGCCGGTTTGATGGCGATGATGCCCGCACTGGCCATGGCGCAGGACCCTGCTGCCCAGGGTATGGGTGTGATGGGTCAGGTGATCTTCTTTGCCGGTTTCATCCTGATTTTTTACTTCCTGATCTGGCGCCCACAGTCCAAACGCGCCAAGGAGCACAAAGCGCTGATGTCGGGCCTGAACAAGGGTGACGAGATCGTCACTTCCGGCGGCGTTGCTGGAAAGATCACCAAAGTAACCGACGACTTCATCGCTGTTGAAATCGCTGACAATGTTGAAATCAAGGTGCAGAAGGTTGCCGTCGCTGCAGCTCTGCCAAAAGGTACTCTGAAGGACATCTGA